The genomic interval CGTGGGCCGTAACCCAGGCGATTTCCACCTGTGGGTGAAAAAGCAGCAGGCGCAGCAATTCTCCTCCGGTGTAGCCCGATCCCCCGATGATTCCGACTCTGAGCGCCATAGGTGCCTGTCTCCTCATCCGGTCGGTCTCTCTCTCGCGCGATTCTGGCCCGGGGGTCCCGGCTTCTCTTTCGCTGCTCCGGCCTCTGGGGCGATCCTAAGGTTCTGGCCTCACTTGTGGGCCGCATGAGTGATCTTTCGTTCGATAGCCGAAAGCACAAACCGAAAGAGATCGCCGGAACCGTTGCGTGCATTGGCCGCGGGGATGCCCAACTCCTTCAGCAAAAATTCCCGACCCATGCGGCTGTCTGTGACCGGCCCCGAGATGACGTCAATTCGAATCCCTTTGTTCTGTAGAATCTGGCAGCCTCCCCAGGCGCCGACGAAGTCACTGGCGCAGAAGACGACCGCACCGACAAACCGCATCAGGTCGGAGTCGTCAAACACCGACTGAACGTTATATCCGCCGATGATTCCATCGCCCAATTCGAGCACGATGACATCGGGGTGGCATTCGTTTAAGCGGTTGACCAGCGCTTTAGCGATGCCAGCGAGATTGGAAACCGACACGGTCGAGGGATAGCCGCAGTCGAGGAAGGACAGCGTCTTAATCGCTCCGTGGTCTTCCATGTTGAGCGTATCCCGCAGGCAGGCGATTCCCGACACCTTAGCGGCGGCCACCCGATAGCCCGCGTGATCAAAATGCTTGATGATTTGCGTGGCCGCAAAAGTCTTCCCCGAACTCATGCACGTGCCGGCCACAAGGACGAGCGGTCGGGAGGCATTCAGGTGGTTGAGCGGTGGAATGGCGTTCTTGGCGATGTTGAGGATCGCCGGCTCCTCTCCGTCCCCGTCGCACACCATGCCGAGAAGTTCGACCTCAATCGCTTCTCCAAGGTCATTGTAATGGTCTATGCAGCGACCGATGACACCACCGAGATTCAAGATATGGAGCCTGTCGCCAGGCTCGATCTTCGGCGGAACGTCTCCGACGAACCCTTTGAGGGCGCGCCGTTGCCCCAGGACTCCAACAATGATGTCGTTACGATTGATCGTGGAGAGACGACCGCTGGGCAGCTCAAGCTGATTGTAGGTGGCATTGTCGGTAAGCGCACGGCCAACAACGACATTTCCGATACGCGCTTCGCAGCGCGTTGTGACCGGGACAATGTGCGAGAGGCCCAAATTTACCGTCACCGAGCCAATCTTATCCACGCGTATGAATGTCACGGAATCGTTGTTCATCGCCTCCTCATCTCCTCATTGTCAGCCGGGTCTGGCGCCTTCATGGGGCCCCGACAGGTCGAATCCCCGGAGCTTCCGTCAGACATGGTCGCGATGGGATGGTTTCACTCCATGCCCTTCGACCGCACGGCCTCGTAGGGCTGCCAGTCGCAAACGAAGTGCATTGAGTTTGATGAACCCCTCGGCATCGTACTGGTTGTACACCGAGTCGGCTTCAAACGTGGCAAATTCGGGAGCGTAAAGCGAGCAGGGCGATCGTCGCCCCGTCACTACACAATTGCCCTTGTAAAGTTTCAGCCGGACTTCTCCGGTCACCGTGGCCTGTGTCTCCTCAATCAGGTTTTTGAGGGCCGTGAACTCCGGCGAGTACCAGAAGCCATAGTAGATCAGATCAGCGATCTTCACAGACAACGAATCGCGCAGCCGGAGGACCTCTCGATCCAGCGTGATGGACTCCAGTGCTCGGTGAGCCACATGCAAAATGGTAAGGCCCGGCGTTTCATAGACTCCCCGAGATTTCATCCCCACGAATCGGTTCTCCACAATGTCAATGCGCCCGATGCCATGCCGTCCCCCAATCTCATTGAGCGTCTGGACGAGTGCTACGGGGGAGAGAGGTTCACCGTTGAGCGAAACGGGAACGCCTTGCTCGAAGCCAATGTAAAGGGTCTCAGGCTTGTTGGGGGCCTGTTCGGGAGAAACCGTCAGGCGAAACATGTCCTCCGGCGGCTCGGCCCAGGGGTCTTCGAGAATTCCTCCCTCGAAACTAATATGCATGAGGTTTCTATCGGTTGAATATGGCTTGTCCTTCGTGGCGGCAACGGGAATATTATACCGAGCGGCATACTCCATTAGATCGGATCGCGAGCGCATCTCCCAGATTCGCCACGGAGCAATAACGGTGATGTCGGGCGCAAGAGCATAATAGGTCAGCTCAAAGCGTACCTGATCGTTCCCTTTGCCCGTCGCTCCGTGGGCAACGGTATCAGCTTTCTCCCTGCGGGCGATCTCGATCTGACGTTTGGCAATGAGCGGACGAGCCAGGCTCGTCCCCATAAGGTACGCTCCCTCGTAGACGGCATTGGCTTTGAGTGCCAGGAAGATGAAGTCGCGGACAAACTCTTCCTTTAAGTCCTCGATATACACCCGGCTGGCCCCCGTCGCCCGGGCTTTCGCCTCTAACCCGTCAAGCTCATCTCCCTGACCGATGTCGGCTGTGTAGGCGATTACCTCACAGCCATAGCGTTGCTTTATCCAGTGGAGCATGACCGATGTGTCTAGCCCGCCCGAATAGGCCAGGACGACTTTCTTGACTTCCTTGTGTGTCATCTTCACCACCTCACCGAAAACGAATAATCCCTCCCCTTCACCGATGGATCGCGGGGTCCACAGCTCCCCGCTTAGTCTGATCCCTCTGCGGGGATCGTCGCTTCTGTCAGATTGAAAAGCTCCTTAATTCGTCGAAGTGCAGCTTGCTGGTCGGCAGCCGTCTTGACGGCGACAAAAAGCGTGTCGTCTCCGGCAACGGTGCCAACGACCTCGGCAAACTGAGCGTGATCGATTGCTAGAGCAACCGGCGCTGCTTCACCAGGCTCGGTCTTAATGACGATGAGATTGTCACCAGCCGTATCAAGCGCCAGGATCTGCCCATGCGTCAGAGGATGCAGGGACCGGGGAAGGGAATAAACTCCATTCATCTTGACGATCCCAAGCCGTGCAATGTCGCGCGAAACACATGACTGAGTGACGGAAAAGCCCAGCCGTTTCAGCTCCTCGACGATTTCCGCCTGGCGACTCATTTGCTTGCTTGCGATCAGTTGTTTGAGCTTTTCGCGTCGCTCACGCGCTGACATATTAGTTGCATTTTATGCGATTTTATTCCAATTTTGCCGAAAATAGGGGCATACTTATACCAGACCTCCCCTCGCTTGTCAATAACCTATCCGAACAGGCTGTTGAGCCTTGACGCGAGGGGTGCGGAGAGCCATCAGAAATCCACAGGCTTGCTTTCAAACTTTTGCCCTACGAGGGCGAAAATCTTTCCCGGGAGGATATCCGGAAAGATACCACTCCCGGGAGGGAAAAATGAGAATCTCTCACGGAGACAAGTGCTCCCGAGTGAGTGACCCGTGGAAACCCTTCATCATCGAGGAAAGACTTCCACGTCATTCCGCGTTTTCGGTGGGTTCTTTTTCAGAGTAGGGATACCCTCTCGTTCTTTACTGCAGGAAGCTTCGCACGCGCGGGTCTGGCGATGTCCAGAAGAGTTCGTCCGGGCCATGGAAGGCGATGCGTCCCTCCGAGAGGACCAGAATTTTGGTGTTCGTCAGGCAGAAGTCGTCGCTCTCTCGACGGAAGATGATTTTTCCCTCGGGCGTCTTCTGGTAGAGGTGCGAGCAAAGGTAGCGAACTTCGTCCATGTTTTGTGTGATCCAGAGCGATGTCACATGATGAAGATCTCTCAAGCGCATAGCGAGGCGGCTGATCCGTCTCCCGATGACAGGATCTAGCCCGGACAGGGGGGAATCGTAGAAGATGATTTCCGGCGAA from Blastocatellia bacterium carries:
- a CDS encoding argininosuccinate synthase, giving the protein MTHKEVKKVVLAYSGGLDTSVMLHWIKQRYGCEVIAYTADIGQGDELDGLEAKARATGASRVYIEDLKEEFVRDFIFLALKANAVYEGAYLMGTSLARPLIAKRQIEIARREKADTVAHGATGKGNDQVRFELTYYALAPDITVIAPWRIWEMRSRSDLMEYAARYNIPVAATKDKPYSTDRNLMHISFEGGILEDPWAEPPEDMFRLTVSPEQAPNKPETLYIGFEQGVPVSLNGEPLSPVALVQTLNEIGGRHGIGRIDIVENRFVGMKSRGVYETPGLTILHVAHRALESITLDREVLRLRDSLSVKIADLIYYGFWYSPEFTALKNLIEETQATVTGEVRLKLYKGNCVVTGRRSPCSLYAPEFATFEADSVYNQYDAEGFIKLNALRLRLAALRGRAVEGHGVKPSHRDHV
- a CDS encoding arginine repressor, with translation MSARERREKLKQLIASKQMSRQAEIVEELKRLGFSVTQSCVSRDIARLGIVKMNGVYSLPRSLHPLTHGQILALDTAGDNLIVIKTEPGEAAPVALAIDHAQFAEVVGTVAGDDTLFVAVKTAADQQAALRRIKELFNLTEATIPAEGSD